Proteins found in one Campylobacter lari genomic segment:
- a CDS encoding phosphatidylserine decarboxylase, producing the protein MGFSNSASKIFGIIAKYKFPKIIQKNINKAYVNAFNINMSEFKSLEEYESLNALFTRTLLNERELEDGFVSPSDGKILELGSSFQNDLKENLAFSIKGSSYSIEELLKNSASKEELENGIDYANIYLSPKDYHHYHAPCNMQILSATYMSGALFSVSEAKLAKIINLYTKNERVVLRCLVEGKFILWMVFVGALNVGKMHFSFDTSIQTNAANFDFTYTYEDLFVKKGQRLGNFELGSTIVLIAQKGFLKFSKNAYEKVEFSKKIADFA; encoded by the coding sequence GTGGGATTTAGCAATAGTGCTTCAAAAATATTTGGAATCATAGCAAAATATAAATTTCCAAAAATTATACAAAAAAACATTAATAAAGCTTATGTAAATGCTTTTAATATCAATATGAGTGAATTTAAGTCTTTAGAAGAATACGAGAGTTTAAATGCTTTGTTTACAAGAACTTTATTAAATGAGCGAGAATTAGAAGATGGCTTTGTAAGTCCAAGTGATGGTAAAATTTTAGAACTTGGAAGTAGTTTTCAAAATGACTTAAAAGAAAATTTAGCCTTTAGTATTAAAGGTTCAAGTTATAGTATAGAAGAGCTTTTAAAAAACTCAGCCAGTAAAGAAGAATTAGAAAATGGCATAGATTATGCAAATATTTATTTATCTCCAAAAGATTATCATCATTATCATGCACCTTGTAATATGCAAATTTTAAGTGCTACATATATGAGTGGGGCTTTATTTAGTGTGAGTGAGGCAAAGTTAGCCAAGATTATAAATCTTTATACTAAAAATGAAAGAGTAGTTTTAAGGTGCTTAGTGGAAGGAAAATTTATACTTTGGATGGTATTTGTGGGCGCGCTAAATGTTGGTAAAATGCATTTTAGCTTTGATACCAGCATACAAACTAACGCTGCAAATTTTGATTTTACTTATACTTATGAAGATCTTTTTGTAAAAAAAGGCCAAAGACTTGGAAATTTTGAGCTAGGTTCAACTATAGTTTTAATCGCTCAAAAAGGGTTTTTAAAATTTAGCAAAAATGCTTACGAGAAAGTTGAATTTTCTAAGAAGATTGCAGACTTTGCTTAG
- a CDS encoding FlhB-like flagellar biosynthesis protein, with the protein MAKKTKKAVALGYNKEDQNAPKILANAKGENAAKIISLAKENGIPIKEDKDLVEVLSKLDLGDEIPPNMYKAVAEIFAFLYKVANEDETKQSLQSS; encoded by the coding sequence ATGGCTAAAAAAACAAAAAAAGCCGTTGCACTAGGCTATAATAAAGAAGATCAAAATGCACCAAAAATCCTAGCTAATGCTAAAGGTGAAAACGCTGCTAAAATCATCTCTTTAGCTAAAGAAAATGGCATACCCATAAAAGAGGATAAAGACTTAGTAGAAGTTCTTAGCAAGCTTGACTTAGGCGATGAAATCCCACCTAATATGTATAAAGCGGTGGCTGAAATTTTTGCCTTTTTATATAAAGTTGCTAATGAAGATGAGACTAAGCAAAGTCTGCAATCTTCTTAG
- a CDS encoding flagellar hook-length control protein FliK encodes MITNISNNQNQFAKNETNKDSKSEKSDKKISLNDALKNPLFSKNNPEIKLPKDYISKIDQKLQELLNKLLDQIKTNKDPDLAVLKNHKDLNFAPNFANEVKKLQAELSKKPEFEKLLKVLEDLVKPAKDINNKNLSSLVKNSGVFLEAKLNHSLKEQNLPQSFFNLLNTIKGATSENLKRDISNLDLKNLDATSTLKELIHILQNHKKDNKISLENTNYKTLFKLFDKIENFKNYINKNPNSISQEKLQNIANNFIKNLSKNLALINKELAKPENIKIQNTHILKELSQNIKDLITLLKDIKNHKNKTETTQENLNKTPHTKDIKEELKEEIKTPQKNTEDKKETQQKQESIAKDKEIQNTKEEKIPQSKDIKENPKEESKTPQKNTEEASKNDNKSQNLQANNTKLEDIFKSTSGKILLEDIFKQNVSKNLNFSQNLQEEFLNNLNKELGLIGRKLNEVLKALDPKNYEAKNSLDDIKNIEKKLELSIKDLGKITPKDTAEISSELQKDIKSTLLQVSNLAKNLDNESILNQANRLIAQLEFNQLLSLANNSIHTFLPFFWDDLEKSNVVFKRGKKDKFYAQINLEFEKLGKINVFLSLSNDKYIDINMMIENVNFRKKLYERAHELKKALVKVGLLSSNFFISDIVKSKFHNQEEYNDFNMGFDTRA; translated from the coding sequence ATGATAACTAATATTTCTAACAATCAAAATCAATTTGCAAAAAACGAAACAAATAAAGATAGCAAAAGCGAGAAATCAGATAAAAAAATCTCGCTTAATGATGCTTTAAAAAATCCTTTATTTTCTAAAAATAATCCTGAAATCAAATTACCCAAAGATTATATCAGTAAAATCGATCAAAAATTACAAGAATTATTAAATAAACTCTTAGATCAAATCAAAACCAACAAAGATCCTGATTTAGCAGTATTAAAAAATCACAAAGATTTAAATTTTGCACCTAATTTTGCCAATGAAGTTAAAAAACTTCAAGCAGAGCTTTCTAAAAAACCTGAATTTGAAAAACTACTTAAAGTTTTAGAAGATCTAGTTAAACCTGCTAAAGATATCAACAATAAAAATCTTTCATCTTTGGTAAAAAATTCAGGTGTATTTTTAGAAGCAAAACTCAACCATTCTTTAAAAGAGCAAAATTTACCACAAAGCTTTTTTAATCTTTTAAATACCATAAAAGGAGCTACTAGTGAAAATCTAAAACGCGATATAAGTAATTTAGATCTTAAAAATCTTGACGCCACAAGTACACTAAAAGAACTTATTCACATCTTACAAAATCATAAAAAAGATAATAAAATTTCTTTAGAAAATACAAACTACAAGACACTTTTTAAACTATTTGATAAAATAGAAAATTTTAAAAACTATATCAATAAAAATCCAAATTCCATTAGCCAAGAAAAGCTACAAAATATTGCTAATAATTTCATTAAAAATCTCAGTAAAAATTTAGCACTTATCAACAAAGAACTAGCCAAACCTGAAAATATAAAAATTCAAAATACGCATATACTAAAAGAACTTAGTCAGAACATCAAAGATCTTATAACACTTTTAAAAGATATAAAAAATCACAAAAACAAAACTGAAACAACACAAGAAAATTTAAATAAGACCCCACACACTAAAGACATCAAAGAAGAGTTAAAAGAAGAAATAAAAACTCCGCAAAAAAACACAGAAGATAAAAAAGAAACTCAACAAAAACAAGAAAGCATAGCCAAAGATAAAGAAATTCAAAATACAAAAGAAGAAAAAATACCACAGAGTAAAGATATTAAAGAAAACCCTAAAGAAGAATCCAAAACACCACAAAAAAATACTGAAGAAGCAAGCAAAAATGATAACAAAAGTCAAAATTTACAAGCAAATAATACTAAATTAGAAGATATATTCAAAAGCACTTCAGGTAAAATTTTACTAGAAGATATTTTCAAACAAAATGTAAGTAAAAATCTTAATTTTAGCCAAAATCTACAAGAAGAATTTTTAAATAATCTTAACAAAGAACTAGGCCTAATAGGAAGAAAACTCAACGAGGTTTTAAAAGCTTTAGATCCTAAAAATTATGAAGCAAAAAATTCTTTAGATGATATAAAAAATATAGAAAAAAAATTAGAACTTTCTATAAAAGATCTTGGAAAAATTACTCCAAAAGATACCGCAGAAATTTCTTCAGAATTGCAAAAAGACATCAAATCCACTCTTTTGCAAGTTTCTAATCTGGCTAAAAATTTAGACAATGAAAGCATACTAAATCAAGCAAATCGTCTTATAGCTCAGCTTGAGTTTAATCAACTTTTATCTTTAGCTAATAATAGCATTCATACTTTTTTACCTTTTTTTTGGGATGATTTAGAAAAATCTAATGTAGTTTTTAAGCGCGGTAAAAAAGATAAATTTTATGCACAAATTAATCTTGAATTTGAAAAATTAGGAAAAATCAATGTATTTTTATCTCTAAGTAATGATAAATACATCGATATAAATATGATGATAGAAAATGTTAATTTTAGAAAAAAACTTTATGAAAGAGCACATGAGCTAAAAAAAGCCTTAGTTAAAGTAGGACTTCTAAGCTCTAATTTTTTCATCAGTGATATAGTTAAAAGCAAATTTCATAATCAAGAAGAATACAATGACTTTAATATGGGTTTTGATACAAGGGCTTAA
- a CDS encoding metallophosphoesterase: MRVFVFFTLLVLFFALANWYIYKRFLSKIDFLKPYKKFVLALVLIVFACELIFFVNMRGDFLHEKLYYILAIFPTVTCFFLLFGIVFEIASWIFFNENKKEQIFSVQRRKFLKLIFDSWLIILSVSMVFKGFVNAISTPKVNEIDIKIKNLKEDLNIALLSDVHLGKNLGEDFLKTLIDEVNALNADIVIIAGDLIDADIASMSYINLLENFKSKYGTYFVYGNHEYYNDINAISKKLKTLKNFKVLEDESIDFGDFTLSGTLDLAAKRLGFKESNIEKIKTQINQEKVNILITHQPKYVKTYDVSGFDLILSGHTHAGQIFPFSLLVYLEQGFVYGLYKLSKDSLLYVSSGAGFWGPAVRFLAPSEIALIRLKGE; encoded by the coding sequence ATGAGAGTGTTTGTTTTTTTTACTTTATTGGTTTTATTTTTTGCTTTAGCAAATTGGTATATTTATAAAAGATTTTTAAGTAAGATTGATTTTTTAAAACCTTATAAGAAGTTTGTATTAGCTCTTGTTTTAATAGTTTTTGCATGTGAATTAATCTTTTTTGTAAATATGCGCGGAGATTTTTTACATGAAAAGCTTTATTATATTTTAGCGATTTTTCCTACTGTTACTTGCTTTTTTTTACTTTTTGGAATAGTTTTTGAAATTGCTTCTTGGATTTTTTTTAATGAAAATAAAAAAGAGCAAATTTTCAGTGTCCAAAGAAGAAAGTTTTTAAAATTAATTTTTGATTCTTGGCTTATTATACTTAGCGTTAGTATGGTATTTAAAGGCTTTGTAAATGCTATCAGTACGCCTAAGGTTAATGAAATAGATATTAAAATTAAAAATTTAAAAGAAGATTTAAATATAGCTTTGCTTTCTGATGTACATTTGGGAAAAAATTTAGGAGAGGATTTTTTAAAAACCTTAATTGATGAGGTTAATGCTTTAAATGCTGATATAGTCATCATAGCTGGGGATTTAATCGATGCAGATATAGCTAGTATGTCTTATATTAATTTGTTAGAAAATTTTAAATCAAAATATGGTACTTATTTTGTTTATGGAAATCATGAGTATTATAATGATATAAATGCAATAAGCAAAAAGCTTAAAACGCTTAAAAATTTCAAAGTTTTAGAAGATGAAAGTATTGATTTTGGGGATTTTACTTTAAGTGGGACTTTGGATTTGGCTGCTAAACGTTTGGGCTTTAAAGAAAGTAATATAGAAAAAATCAAAACTCAAATCAATCAAGAAAAAGTTAATATTTTAATCACGCATCAGCCAAAATATGTAAAAACTTATGATGTGAGCGGGTTTGATTTGATTTTATCAGGACATACACATGCAGGACAAATTTTCCCTTTTTCTTTGCTAGTATATTTAGAACAAGGCTTTGTGTATGGGCTTTATAAATTAAGCAAAGATAGTTTGCTTTATGTAAGCAGTGGAGCTGGATTTTGGGGACCTGCTGTGAGATTTTTAGCTCCTAGTGAGATAGCTTTGATTAGATTAAAAGGAGAATGA